A segment of the Deltaproteobacteria bacterium genome:
TTGGGGATGACGCCCCATTTCGGCTCGAGCTCGTGGAACACCATGTTGACCGCCCGAATGATGTCGGCGAGCGAGAAGCTGTAACCGACGCCAGGGTCGCGTTCGAGCCGGCGCTGGAACTTCTCCATGGTGCGCAGCGTGTGCGGATCCTTCATGGCGTCGCGGTCGAGCCCTTCGGCAACGACGATGAGGGGCTCGACACCGCCGAACTTGTCTTGAATTGCCTTGTGCGAGACGTTGTACTCCGACTCGATCCACAGCAGCGGCGACGCCGAGGTCGGATCACCGATGGTTAGCCCGCGGAGGAAGTAGATCGCCACCAGCCCGGCGCCGATCCAGCCGGTCATCGTCACCCAGCGCCCGCGCCTGGTCAGCAGCGCGTTGACGAAGCGCTCGATGGCGCGGCGAAAGCCGCCGCGTTCGCGCAGCACGACCAGCTCGGGCTCGGGCGCCTTGAGGTAGAAGTAGACGATGGGATTGAGCAGCATCTCGGAGATGGTGATCGCCAGGATCCACCACGAGGCGGTAATCGCCAGCTTCTGCAGCATGATCACCGGCACTAGCAAAATCACCAGGACGCCGAAGGCGTCGGTGGAGATGCCCGAGAAGGTCGGCACAAAGAGCTCGGCGAATGCCGCCACAATCGCGCGCCGCTTGTTCCAACCGCACTTCTCGAATTCCTCGTAGTAGCGGTCGTGCATCTGGATGGCGTGGCTGACGGCCCGGGCGGTGATCAGGAACGGCATCACCAGCATGAGCGGATCGAGCGCCAGGCCGATCACTTGGATGAAGCCGAGGCCCCAGAAGGCGGCGATCAGGCCGGTGATCGTCGGCCGCAGCGCTCCGCGCCAGTCGTGGAAGTACATCCAGCGCAGCACCCACTCGATGCAGTAGGTGATCACCAGAATGAAGAACACGTCGCCGGCGTAATGGTAGACCCAGCCGTAGAGCCGCGGCTCACCGGCGACGAAGACCTCGGTGTTGTCGTCGACGAACGGCTCGACGACGTTGGCGTTGACTTCCTTGAAGATGCGCTTGTAGTCGAGCCGGCCTTCGATGAAGTTGGCGCGGATGAGCGCGGCCTTGTCGTCGATCGAGACCAGCAAGCCGTAGATGTTCTCGGCGTTGTGGACGACGCGCCGAATGCTGGCCGACTCCTCGTCGCTCTTGACCTTCTCGAGCATGACCGGCTGGGCGCGCATGGTGCCGCCGGCCGCCACCTTGAGGTAGCGCACGGTGCGGTGGGCAATGGAGTCGATCTGGTTGTGGTTGACGCCGTACACCTTGTCGAGGCCTTCGGTCATCTCCCAGATCTTGTTGAGCGTCTTCGGGTTGAAGATGTTGCCGTCCTTGACCTGCAACATCACCATGATGTTGTTGGCGCCGCCGAAGGTGCCCGAGAAGCGGTTGTGGATCTTCACATACGGGTGAGTTTGCGGCAGCAGCTCGCCGAAGCTGGTCACCAGGCTGAGCTGAAAGCTCCAGTAGGCGAACAGCGCGGTGACCAGCACGACGATGATGGACACGGGGTGCCGGTAGTCGATCAGCTTGTCGCCTAGCCAGTACAGTAGGCGTTTATCCTCTGGAACTTCGTAGTTGATCGCCATGAACTCCCCCTTACGGTGCCGACACTTTGGCGGTACGCATCGTCTTAGCCGAGTGCGGGCAGCCAGGTCTGGCCGCCGTCCTGAGTATGCAAGATCAGGCCGTAGCCGCCGACGATCCAGCCGTTGTCGGGCGTGACGAAGTCGACCCCGCGCAGCCAAGTGGCGACTTCCATGCCGAGTTGGGCACGCTGCCATTCGCTGGCCCCCGCCAGGCGCCGCACCACTTCACCGGCCGCGCCGACCGCCCAGACGCTGCCGTCACCCACCGGATAGGCACGAAAGAGCGGATCGACGATGGGGAACTCCAGCTGCATCGGCTCGAAGCGCCAGGTGGCGCCGCCGTCAACCGTGCGGGCAATCTTGCCGTCGAGGCCGGCGACATACCCCTCCCGGCGGTTGATGAAATGAACGGCAAAGAAGGTCGGGATGTCGAGCACGTCGAAAACGCCGTGTCCCAGTAAGCTCTCCTGCTGCTCGGTGAAGGTCGCTCCACCGTCGCGGGAGTGGTAGATCTTGCCGAACTCGCCGACCAACCAGCCGTATTGGGCATCGATGAACTGGACGTCGTAGAGCACCGGGTCCTGCGCGGTGATCTCCTGCTCTGCCGTCAGCCCAGTCTGTGTGAGTTTGCGAATCGCCCAGTTCTGGCCGCCGTCGCTGGTTTCCAGCATGGTGGCGCGATCGCCGACGGCGAAGCCGCGCTGGCGATCGAGGAAGGACAGGCCGAAGAGGTACACCAGTGTTCCGGTATCCTGGCGCTGCCAGCTTTTGCCGCCGTCGGTGGTATGGAGCATCAAGCCGTCCTGGCCGGAAATCCAGCCGGTGTCTTCATCGACGAACTGCACGGAGTACAGCCCGCGGTCGGTGCCGCTGGGGAGGATCGTCCACGAGCGCCCGCCGTTTTCGGTGGCCAGGATCTTGCCGCCATAACCCACCACGATGGCGCGCTCGGTAGTCAGTGCCTCCACGTCGTAGAATTTGTCCGCCATGGAGATCTTGTGCTCGGCAAGCGGCACGTCTTCAACTGCGGCATGACAACCCGCCCCGGCGGCGGCGGCCATGGCGAGCAGCACCTGCACAGGCCAACGACAGCGCATGAACCCTCCTCAAACAAAAAACTGCGGCTGGCAGCCGGCCCGGGTGCGGTGTCGGCCCGCGCCCGGTGCGGGCCGCCCTTATCGACTCCCGCCCCGAAGTGTCAAGGCGTTCCCGGCTTTGATTGCTGGGGGAACCACTTGGGAATATCGGCTTTCTCGACGATTTGCTGCTGATTGATCTTCCAGCGCCCGTCCTCCCGGATCAGCGTATAGAGTTCCTGTTCCTCGACTCCCAGTTGGTTGAGGAACTTGTCCTGGGAGCTGAGCAGGTTGGGCACCAGCGCTTTATCGCCCGCGATCTTGCCGGGATAGACGGTGAACTCGAAGATCTTGGCTTCCGCGGCCTGCATCATCCACTGTTGCTCCTTCGCCCACTCATCGCGGCCCTTGTCTTGGGCCATGGCTTTCGACACGTACGGATACGCCTCGGTGAACTTGCCCGCCTTGAGTGCCGTCAGGTAGCGGGTGACGGTCTCTTCCGGGCTCACATCCTGCGCTCGCGCCAGGCCGGCCACGGCCAGCACCAAGACGGCCGCCAGCTTGCGCCACTGGCAGTGCACAATCAACCTCCTTGCCGCCGTCATTCTCAGCCCCGGCGCAACGTCAGCGCCACCACGACGACCTGCAACACGATCAGCACCGCGATCAACGCCCCCGAGCTGAAGCGGAAGTTCTCGAAGCTGCCGCTGACGCTCTGAATGTCCTTGCTGAGCTGGGCGATGTCGCCCTTGAGCCCGCTGCTCTCCACGTACAGCCCGCGCACTTCCTCTCGCATACCCTTGAGCTGCTCGTTGAGCTGCTCGCGCTCGCTTTGCGCCGCCTCGCGCGTTTGGCGGATCTCTTCGCGCAGCTCACCGACATGCGTGTCCATCTGGCGCAGCTGCTCACGCAGCGAACCGACCTCGGCTGCCAGCGAATGCTGCGCCTCCGCGAGCGCCGCCAGGCGCTTGCTCACCTCCGCTGCTTTGGGCTCGGCCGCCAGGGCTGTACCACTGGCGAACCAGAGCAGACCGAGCCACAGCCCCCAGAGCCCTCTCCGCCCGTATTGCACCACGCATCTCCTTCCCGGGCGCCGCCGCGGGCGCCACCCGTCTCTCTATGACGAACCGCCGCGCTTTGTCCAGATGCAGCAGGCTGGCGGCGGGGTCTCGTGCCGGTGACTCAGTGATACATGTCCATGAAGTCGATCACGCCCAGGGCCCGCATTCCCTCGAACAGGCAGCCTTTGATCTCTTTGACCGTCTCCAGGCGGAGCAGCTCGGCGGCCAGTTGGCGGGCGCGGGTCAGTTCCACCGAACGAATCAGGCGTTTGATCACCGGGATGAAGAACGGGCCCATGCTGAGGCCATCGAGCCCCATCCCCATCAGGATCAGGCTGCAGGCCGGATCGGCCGCCATCTCGCCGCAGATCGTTACCCGCTTGCCCGCCGCCCTGGCCGCCACGACGGTGTCGGCGATGGCGCGCAAGACCGCCGGATGCAACGGCTCGTAGAGTGGCGCAACCCGCGGGTTGTTGCGATCGACCGCCAGCAGGTACTGGATCAAGTCATTGGTGCCGATGCTGAAGAAATCGACTTCCTGGCTGAGCTCCGGCGCCAAGCGCACCGCCGACGGCACTTCGATCATGATGCCCAGCGGCAGCTCGGCGTTGAAGGCGTGGCCCTCGCGGTGAAGATCCTCTTGCGCCTGCGCCAGCAGCTCCTTGATCCGGCGGATTTCCTCCAACCCCGAAATCATCGGAAACAAGATGCGCACGTCGCCGTAGGCGCTGGCCCGCAAGATCGCCCGCAGCTGGGCCGAAAACAGCTCGGGCATCTCGAGTGATATGCGGATCGAACGCCAACCCAGAAACGGGTTCTCCTCGCGCGGCAGGCGCAGGTACGAGGGGTACTTGTCCGCACCCATATCGAGCGTACGAATCGCGATCGGCCGCCCCTCCAGCCGCTGGAGCATCATGCGATAGAGATCGAGCTGTTCGTCCTCGGTGAGGAAATCCCGGTGCGACATGAAGGGGAACTCGGTGCGGTAGAGCCCGACACCCTCGGCGCCGTGATGCATGGCGAGCACCAGGTCGCCGAGTAGCCCGACGTTAGCGGTCAGGCTAACGCGATGCCCGTCGCGGGTTTCCGCCGGCAGCTCGCGCAGCGTCTCCAGCTCGCGGTTGAAGGCGCGGTATTCCCGGCCCAGGCGTTCGTACTCGCGCAAGACGTCCGGCGCCGGACTGATGTAGACAATGCCGGCATTGCCATCGACGATCAGCTGGTCACCCTCGTGGACCGCGTCTTCGAGGTGCTCCACGCCCACCACGGTCGGGATTTCTAGCGACTTGGCCAAGATCGAGGCATGCGAGGTGACGCCGCCGGTGGCCAGCACGATGCCGCGTAAGCCCTGCTGCTCCATCATCGGCAGATCCGACAGCGTCAACTCGCGCGCCACCAGCACGAAGGCGGCGGCGGCTGACGGGGTGGTGCGCTCGCTGACCCCGAGGAGGTTGCGCAGCAAGCGCTGGCCGACGTCTTTTAGGTCGAAGAGCCGGTCGCGCATGTAGGGGTCGGCGATGCGCTCGAACTCTGCGATCATCTGCCCGAGCACCTGTTCGAGGGCATGTTCGGCGCTGGCCTCGCCGCGGATGAGCGCCTCCACCCGTCCGACGAAGTTCGGATCACCGAGCATAAGGCGCTGGGCTTCGAACATTGCCGCATCGATCTCAGGCAGCGTAGCGCGCACGCGATGCGCCAGCCGGCCGATCTCTTCCACCGAGCGCTCGACGGCGCTCTGCCAGCGCGCCAGCTCGCGTTTGGCCGAGCCGCGGCGCTGGCGTTGCACGCCCGCGAAACTCACCTGCGGCTTGAGCAAATGGGCGCGGCCGATGCCGAAACCCGGCGAGGCGCCCAACCCCGGTAGCCGCCCGAGCGCCGCCGCGGCCGCTGGCCGCGGGCGCCCGTGCTCGCGCTCATAGGCTTGCAAGCGCTGGGTCACCTCGAGCATGCGGTCATGCGCCGAGCGCCGCTCCTCTTCCTTGCTGCGCAGGCTCTCTTGCAGCTGCGCGCGCACCAGCAAGCCGCCGATCGGCGCGCTGATCGCCTTGAGCAAGCGGATCTGATCGCGGGTGAAGCGACGCCGCCGCGAGGTCTGTACCACCAGCACCCCCAGCGGCTCGCGCTTGTCGACCACCGGAACGCCGAGAAAGGAATGATAACGCTCCTCACCGGTCTCGGGGAAATACTTGTAACGCGGATGGGCCAGGGCATCGACCGCCATCACCGGCTCCAGCTTCTCGACGGCGTAGCCGGTGAGGCCTTCGTCAACCCGCATGCTGACCTTGCCGACCGACTGCGGGTCGAGCCCCTTGGTAGCTGCCAGCACCAAGAGCTTGCGCGCAACGTCGTAAACGTAGAGTGAACACACCTCCATATCCAGGCGCTCGGCCAGCAACTCGACGATCTCCCGCAATGAGGCGCGTACGTCGTGGGCGTGGGCAATGATCGTGGCGACGTCCTCCAACAACATCAGCCCCCAACTCCGCCCACTCGGGCGCCGTGGCGGCCGCGCCGCCCGTAGGTTTTCCTTGCCTCCGGCCATGGTTCGATTCCGCGCGCCGCTTATATACCAGCACTGCCGGCGCAACAATGCAGAACCGCGAGCGGCGGCGTTTAAGCTAGCCCGGCATCCAGTTCCCACGCGCCGTGGGCGCTTTAGGCGCGCCGGCAAGAAAAGCGCTCGCGGCATTCCCGCCGCTGGGAAGGCAGGCGGCGCCGGCCGGCGCGCTGGGGCGGGCGGCGCGCTGGCACAGTCGTTGTTCCCCGTGAAAGCGTGGTCAACGACACCCGCCCATACACGCGGCTGTTCTATCGCGACGAGTACGTCTACGACGTGTTGGAGGCCGGTGTCCGCCACACCTTCGATACGAGCAAGCCGCGGCGCATTCGCGATGCACTGGTAGCCGCCGGGGTGGCACTGCCGGCGGACTTCGTTGCGCCGGCCGCGGTGGCCGAAGATGAACTGCGGCTGGTTCACACCGCCGACTACCTCGCCGAGATCCGGCGGCCGCAGGTGCTGGCGCGCCTGCTGTTTCTCGATCCCGCGCACCCGTGGGACGAGCGCCTGCTACACCCGTTCTTGTTTGCCGCCGGCGGCACCGTCGCCGCTGCCCGCTGGGCCGCCACGCAACGCGGGATCGGCGTCAATCTCGGTGGCGGCTTCCATCACGCGCAAGTGGACAAGGCGGAGGGGTTTTGCGCCATTGCCGACGTGGCGATTGCCATTCGGCTGTTGCAGCGCAGTCACCAGGTGCGGCGCGTGTTGATTGTCGATCTCGACTACCACCACGGCAACGGCAACGCCGAGATCTTCTCGCGCGACGAGGAGGTGTTCACGTTCTCGTTACACGCCGGCAACTGGTGCTGGATCGCCAAGCGCTACAACCGCGACGTTGAGCTGCCGGAGCGGACCTCGGACGCCGCCTACCTCGAGGCGCTGCAGGCACACCTGCCGGAAATCGTGCGCGAGTTCCAGCCTGATTTCGCCGTCTACATCGCCGGTAGCGATCCTTTCATCGAGGATGAACTCGGCGATTTCGCAGTCAGCGAGGCGGGCATGCTGGTGCGCGACCAGCTCGTCACCAACCAGCTGTGGGGCCGGGGCATCGCGATGGTGGTAGTGACCGCGGGCGGGTACGGCGAAAGCAGTTGGCGCATCCACTTCAACTATTTCCGCTGGCTACTGAGCGGCGCTGTGCAGTGATGGACAAGGTGCTCGGACACTTCGACGCGCCGGCGATTCGCGCCCTGCTCGACGAGGCGGGGGTATTGGCCGCTTTGGCCGAACGAGGCTTTGGCGGCCTGGACGTGGACATCGAGAGCGGCGGCCGGGCGCTGCCGCACATCGTCGTGTGGGGTGAGAAGATCGGCCAGCGCTGCGTACTGCTCGATGCTTGCGTCGGCGAGGCGGTGGTGCGGCCGAGCTTCTTTGCGCGCGCCG
Coding sequences within it:
- a CDS encoding MMPL family transporter; translated protein: MAINYEVPEDKRLLYWLGDKLIDYRHPVSIIVVLVTALFAYWSFQLSLVTSFGELLPQTHPYVKIHNRFSGTFGGANNIMVMLQVKDGNIFNPKTLNKIWEMTEGLDKVYGVNHNQIDSIAHRTVRYLKVAAGGTMRAQPVMLEKVKSDEESASIRRVVHNAENIYGLLVSIDDKAALIRANFIEGRLDYKRIFKEVNANVVEPFVDDNTEVFVAGEPRLYGWVYHYAGDVFFILVITYCIEWVLRWMYFHDWRGALRPTITGLIAAFWGLGFIQVIGLALDPLMLVMPFLITARAVSHAIQMHDRYYEEFEKCGWNKRRAIVAAFAELFVPTFSGISTDAFGVLVILLVPVIMLQKLAITASWWILAITISEMLLNPIVYFYLKAPEPELVVLRERGGFRRAIERFVNALLTRRGRWVTMTGWIGAGLVAIYFLRGLTIGDPTSASPLLWIESEYNVSHKAIQDKFGGVEPLIVVAEGLDRDAMKDPHTLRTMEKFQRRLERDPGVGYSFSLADIIRAVNMVFHELEPKWGVIPNNWVDVGGLFFIYFSGSPPTETAKYVDPSYTTAHVTFFCKDHKGDNIRRIIQRSKDFIYATQMRDLGIEVAQEGEEVVIKKVFPDPAWEKAGPSWIVSESAAQKGEGPFRSGDRIVKIGRSPVGNLESFRAALVKETASISLVDVHLRRGGSLTETTVAVPWKAVFKLAGGLIGVLAAANEELVRNDALMNLLGFCTMWTIMLFTYRSFAAGFYLLAPLFLSNIMVNAYMAVNNIGVNIHTLPLVTVGLGFGIDYGLYIVSRTIEEIRVRGDLEESVRQALVTSGKAVTFTAVTMIISTAFWISSNIRFNAEMGLLLAIWMGISYVGSQTMMPVLIVLLKPRFIMKEAKHAVAKTHLHQQTA
- the ptsP gene encoding phosphoenolpyruvate--protein phosphotransferase, yielding MAGGKENLRAARPPRRPSGRSWGLMLLEDVATIIAHAHDVRASLREIVELLAERLDMEVCSLYVYDVARKLLVLAATKGLDPQSVGKVSMRVDEGLTGYAVEKLEPVMAVDALAHPRYKYFPETGEERYHSFLGVPVVDKREPLGVLVVQTSRRRRFTRDQIRLLKAISAPIGGLLVRAQLQESLRSKEEERRSAHDRMLEVTQRLQAYEREHGRPRPAAAAALGRLPGLGASPGFGIGRAHLLKPQVSFAGVQRQRRGSAKRELARWQSAVERSVEEIGRLAHRVRATLPEIDAAMFEAQRLMLGDPNFVGRVEALIRGEASAEHALEQVLGQMIAEFERIADPYMRDRLFDLKDVGQRLLRNLLGVSERTTPSAAAAFVLVARELTLSDLPMMEQQGLRGIVLATGGVTSHASILAKSLEIPTVVGVEHLEDAVHEGDQLIVDGNAGIVYISPAPDVLREYERLGREYRAFNRELETLRELPAETRDGHRVSLTANVGLLGDLVLAMHHGAEGVGLYRTEFPFMSHRDFLTEDEQLDLYRMMLQRLEGRPIAIRTLDMGADKYPSYLRLPREENPFLGWRSIRISLEMPELFSAQLRAILRASAYGDVRILFPMISGLEEIRRIKELLAQAQEDLHREGHAFNAELPLGIMIEVPSAVRLAPELSQEVDFFSIGTNDLIQYLLAVDRNNPRVAPLYEPLHPAVLRAIADTVVAARAAGKRVTICGEMAADPACSLILMGMGLDGLSMGPFFIPVIKRLIRSVELTRARQLAAELLRLETVKEIKGCLFEGMRALGVIDFMDMYH
- a CDS encoding histone deacetylase, whose protein sequence is MVNDTRPYTRLFYRDEYVYDVLEAGVRHTFDTSKPRRIRDALVAAGVALPADFVAPAAVAEDELRLVHTADYLAEIRRPQVLARLLFLDPAHPWDERLLHPFLFAAGGTVAAARWAATQRGIGVNLGGGFHHAQVDKAEGFCAIADVAIAIRLLQRSHQVRRVLIVDLDYHHGNGNAEIFSRDEEVFTFSLHAGNWCWIAKRYNRDVELPERTSDAAYLEALQAHLPEIVREFQPDFAVYIAGSDPFIEDELGDFAVSEAGMLVRDQLVTNQLWGRGIAMVVVTAGGYGESSWRIHFNYFRWLLSGAVQ